Genomic DNA from Mesoaciditoga lauensis cd-1655R = DSM 25116:
TCCTTACTGTGGAAAAGAATGTGAAGTGTACTCAAGAGTTGTTGGTTATTATAGACCAGTTCAAAATTGGAATAACGGGAAACGTCAAGAGTTCAATGAAAGATCCATGTTTAAAATTGAGACAGGTGTTACTGAAAAATGAGGATAGCTGGCTTAAGATCATTTAGTTTGATTGATTACCCAGGAAGACCATCAGCAGTGGTGTTTACTTCTGGATGTAATTTTAGGTGTCCTTGGTGTCATAATTGGAAAATAGCTTACGGTGAAGAATCGCTTGATGACAATATGGAAAATGTGAAAATGGCACTAAGAGGAAAAATAAGAGAAAGGGTTGATGCTATATGTGTTACGGGAGGAGAACCAACCATTCATTCAGATCTTCCGAAGTTTGTTGAATTTTTAAAATCACTTGGTTACTTGGTAAAGGTGGATACCAACGGTTCAAATTCGGATATGGTAAAAGATATGTTGAAACTCGCTAATTATTTTGCTATTGATATAAAATCAAGACCAGAGAAGTATCCACTCCTTACAGGAATAGAGATTAACATGTGGGGAAAAGTAGAAAAAACGGTGAAAATTTTGAGAGAATACAAGGTTCCTCATGAACTTAGAATGACTTACGTTCCCGGA
This window encodes:
- a CDS encoding anaerobic ribonucleoside-triphosphate reductase activating protein, producing MRIAGLRSFSLIDYPGRPSAVVFTSGCNFRCPWCHNWKIAYGEESLDDNMENVKMALRGKIRERVDAICVTGGEPTIHSDLPKFVEFLKSLGYLVKVDTNGSNSDMVKDMLKLANYFAIDIKSRPEKYPLLTGIEINMWGKVEKTVKILREYKVPHELRMTYVPGLSDKKDVDFLSEFSEDGENVFLTFAKSTSKFRIDNDIPYLKVSKIKIR